One genomic segment of Candidatus Abyssobacteria bacterium SURF_5 includes these proteins:
- a CDS encoding amidohydrolase, giving the protein MIIDADTHISPTGGEFSVEKHLERMARAGIDKTLVWLRPDYEGTGIEGHNKYIYDAVQKYPDKLIGFGWADPTVSVKHALKMVRICTEEYGFYGVKMNGAQNHYYIDDPELGLPVAEAIAGTGKAIAFHIGPDEYERTHPFRAAKIARMFPETPVLMVHMGMTNVDLNNAVIEMALECPNMALVGSATTYKAILQAIETLGASRVCFGTDAPFQWPHVVRAMYNSALEGEVTQKEKSLVMGGNIARILKL; this is encoded by the coding sequence ATGATTATTGATGCGGATACCCACATTTCCCCCACCGGCGGCGAGTTCAGCGTCGAAAAGCATCTGGAGCGAATGGCGCGCGCGGGCATCGATAAGACCCTTGTCTGGCTCAGACCGGATTATGAAGGGACCGGGATCGAAGGCCACAACAAGTACATTTACGATGCGGTCCAAAAATATCCGGATAAGCTGATTGGATTCGGCTGGGCCGACCCGACAGTGAGCGTCAAGCACGCTCTCAAAATGGTCAGAATCTGCACCGAGGAATACGGCTTTTACGGCGTCAAGATGAACGGCGCGCAGAATCATTACTATATCGACGACCCTGAGCTCGGTCTGCCGGTAGCTGAGGCAATCGCCGGAACGGGCAAAGCCATCGCCTTCCACATCGGGCCGGACGAGTACGAGCGAACGCATCCGTTTCGCGCGGCCAAGATCGCCAGGATGTTCCCTGAAACGCCCGTCCTGATGGTACACATGGGCATGACAAATGTCGACTTGAATAACGCCGTAATCGAGATGGCGCTGGAGTGCCCGAATATGGCTCTTGTCGGCAGCGCGACCACCTACAAGGCCATCCTGCAGGCCATCGAGACACTCGGCGCAAGCCGCGTTTGCTTTGGCACCGACGCCCCCTTCCAGTGGCCGCATGTGGTCCGCGCAATGTACAATTCGGCCCTCGAGGGCGAGGTTACCCAAAAAGAAAAGAGCCTGGTGATGGGCGGCAACATCGCGCGCATTCTCAAACTCTGA